The Saccharothrix variisporea genome has a segment encoding these proteins:
- the gmd gene encoding GDP-mannose 4,6-dehydratase, which yields MARALITGITGQDGRYLAELLNSKGYEVFGLVKGQNNPRAELIQQELPFVELVSGDLQDLPSLVAALEQTQPDEVYNLAAISFVALSFKQAELTANVTGLGVLRMLEAIRMAGGSQNNPIRFYQASSSEMFGKVRETPQRETTPFYPRSPYGVAKVFGHDITVNYRDSYGLYACSGILFNHESPRRGLEFVTRKITNAVARIKLGLQDTLVLGDLEPRRDWGFAGDYVQAMWQMLQQDEPDDFVIATGKTHRVRDFVNAAFTHAGIEDWEKHVTQDPRFFRPAEVDLLVGDASKAHDKLGWKPEVDFDQLVAMMVDNDIDVESRKAGLA from the coding sequence GTGGCGCGTGCATTGATCACCGGTATCACCGGTCAAGACGGCAGGTATCTCGCCGAGCTGCTCAACAGCAAGGGCTACGAGGTGTTCGGCCTGGTCAAGGGCCAGAACAACCCCCGGGCCGAGCTCATCCAGCAGGAGTTGCCGTTCGTCGAGCTGGTGTCCGGCGACCTCCAGGACCTCCCGAGCCTGGTGGCGGCCCTGGAGCAGACCCAGCCCGACGAGGTCTACAACCTCGCGGCCATCTCGTTCGTGGCGCTGAGCTTCAAGCAGGCCGAGCTGACCGCGAACGTGACCGGCCTGGGCGTCCTGCGGATGCTCGAGGCCATCCGCATGGCGGGCGGCAGCCAGAACAACCCGATCCGCTTCTACCAGGCGTCCAGCTCGGAGATGTTCGGCAAGGTCCGCGAGACCCCGCAGCGCGAGACCACCCCGTTCTACCCGCGCTCCCCGTACGGCGTGGCCAAGGTCTTCGGCCACGACATCACCGTCAACTACCGGGACAGCTACGGCCTCTACGCCTGCTCCGGCATCCTGTTCAACCACGAGTCCCCGCGCCGCGGCCTGGAGTTCGTGACCCGCAAGATCACCAACGCGGTCGCGCGCATCAAGCTCGGCCTCCAGGACACCCTGGTGCTGGGCGACCTCGAGCCGCGCCGCGACTGGGGCTTCGCCGGCGACTACGTGCAGGCCATGTGGCAGATGCTCCAGCAGGACGAGCCCGACGACTTCGTCATCGCCACCGGCAAGACCCACCGCGTCCGCGACTTCGTCAACGCCGCCTTCACCCACGCCGGCATCGAGGACTGGGAGAAGCACGTCACCCAGGACCCGCGGTTCTTCCGCCCGGCCGAGGTCGACCTGCTGGTCGGCGACGCCTCCAAGGCGCACGACAAGCTGGGCTGGAAGCCGGAGGTCGACTTCGACCAGCTGGTCGCGATGATGGTCGACAACGACATCGACGTGGAGTCCCGCAAGGCCGGCCTGGCCTGA
- a CDS encoding sensor histidine kinase: MAWLAWVWFGATFVPLLWRRRFPIAVLAVTGVSTWLYYVTGHWGPLIVAPAIALLSLRQVRKVERRDRQVEEERLRIAREVHDVVAHSLAMINVQAGVAAHVADRRPEEAVKALKAIKEASGHALEDLRATLGVLRTGEGTAPVPSLRRLDELVGPVPKARVVGEPGELPAPVDAAAYRVVQESLTNAMRYAPDATAVTITFTRTDDALELSVRDDGSGAHGGRQGAGTGLRGMRERVAALGGRFAAGPHPEGGFEVRAVLPWEGSHDQGGAGRRPGAGPGGFPAAAGHRGRVRGGRRGGRRRGGGPAGA, encoded by the coding sequence GTGGCATGGCTGGCGTGGGTGTGGTTCGGGGCGACGTTCGTCCCGCTGCTGTGGCGTCGGCGGTTCCCGATCGCGGTGCTCGCTGTGACCGGCGTGTCCACGTGGCTGTACTACGTGACCGGGCACTGGGGGCCGCTGATCGTCGCGCCGGCGATCGCGCTGCTGTCGCTGCGCCAGGTCCGCAAGGTCGAGCGTCGGGATCGCCAGGTGGAGGAAGAGCGGCTGCGCATCGCGCGCGAGGTGCACGACGTGGTCGCGCACAGCCTCGCGATGATCAACGTCCAGGCCGGGGTCGCGGCGCACGTCGCCGACCGGCGCCCCGAGGAGGCCGTGAAGGCGCTCAAGGCCATCAAGGAGGCGTCCGGCCACGCGCTGGAGGACCTCCGCGCGACCCTCGGCGTCCTGCGCACCGGCGAGGGCACCGCGCCCGTGCCGTCGCTGCGGCGGCTCGACGAGCTGGTCGGGCCCGTGCCCAAGGCGCGCGTGGTGGGGGAGCCGGGCGAGCTGCCCGCGCCGGTCGACGCCGCCGCCTACCGGGTGGTGCAGGAGTCGCTGACCAACGCGATGCGGTACGCGCCCGACGCCACGGCCGTCACCATCACGTTCACCCGGACCGACGACGCCCTGGAGCTGTCGGTCCGCGACGACGGGTCGGGCGCGCACGGCGGGCGGCAGGGCGCGGGCACCGGGTTGCGGGGCATGCGGGAGCGGGTGGCGGCGCTGGGCGGCCGGTTCGCCGCCGGGCCGCACCCGGAGGGCGGGTTCGAGGTGCGTGCGGTTCTGCCGTGGGAGGGCAGTCATGATCAGGGTGGTGCTGGCCGACGACCAGGTGCTGGTCCGGGCGGGTTTCCGGCTGCTGCTGGACACCGAGGACGGGTTCGAGGTGGTCGGCGAGGCGGGCGACGGCGCGGAGGCGGTCCGGCTGGCGCATGA
- a CDS encoding SDR family NAD(P)-dependent oxidoreductase, whose amino-acid sequence MKIEGTAAVVTGGASGLGLATARALAAKGAAVFALDLKVEGAPEVEGVTYLAADVTSEEDVQAAVDTAAGSGNPLRIVVNCAGIGPSTRTVGKSGPHSLELYRKVIDVNLVGTFNVLRLAAAAMGKTEPLEHGQRGIVINTASIAAFDGQIGQVAYASSKAAVVGMTLPAARDLSSVGVRVMTIAPGIVDTPMLATVSEEFRAGLAAGVPFPKRLALPEEYAQLAVSIVEHDYLNGEVIRMDGALRMAPR is encoded by the coding sequence ATGAAGATCGAGGGAACCGCGGCGGTCGTCACCGGTGGGGCGTCCGGCCTGGGCTTGGCGACGGCGCGGGCACTGGCCGCGAAGGGTGCCGCGGTGTTCGCCCTGGACCTGAAGGTCGAGGGCGCCCCGGAGGTCGAGGGCGTCACGTACCTGGCGGCCGACGTCACGTCGGAGGAGGACGTGCAGGCGGCCGTCGACACCGCCGCAGGCTCCGGCAACCCCCTGCGGATCGTGGTGAACTGCGCCGGCATCGGCCCGTCCACGCGGACGGTCGGCAAGTCCGGCCCCCACTCCCTGGAGCTGTACCGCAAGGTCATCGACGTCAACCTGGTCGGCACGTTCAACGTGCTGCGCCTGGCGGCGGCGGCCATGGGCAAGACCGAGCCGCTGGAGCACGGCCAGCGCGGCATCGTGATCAACACGGCGTCCATCGCGGCGTTCGACGGCCAGATCGGCCAGGTGGCGTACGCGTCCTCGAAGGCAGCCGTGGTCGGCATGACCCTGCCGGCCGCACGCGACCTGTCGTCGGTGGGCGTCCGGGTGATGACCATCGCGCCCGGCATCGTCGACACCCCCATGCTCGCGACCGTCTCCGAGGAGTTCCGCGCGGGCCTGGCAGCCGGCGTGCCGTTCCCGAAGCGCCTGGCCCTGCCGGAGGAGTACGCCCAACTCGCGGTGTCGATCGTCGAACACGACTACCTGAACGGCGAAGTCATCCGCATGGACGGCGCCCTCCGCATGGCCCCCCGCTAA
- a CDS encoding alginate O-acetyltransferase AlgX-related protein: MTPADSRDQNQLTPLPAIPESFLPNEHALYRPRHSERQRGARIAATVFFLTPLVLLGLGVRPPEFENRPLASFPSPADGFGFFTSFDRWSTDHLPLRDVAVRAADGVSRGVFGEPYPFGQKHSSGAVPGAVPAPPQDESLDGVEIPRASGFPVVVEGSDGWLYLGYDVQVACQPARPLDEVIAKLNKLRAGVEASGRKFVLVVPPNKATAAPANLGDDYLGAKCYQRARDEFWRRLAPETGALDLRADLDAAAREVGRPVYAKNDTHWTHEGGIVMTRAIAEAVQPGSTKNWRITKTRAFDLVGDLPKLLGRTQRWQVQEYDLAPDGKEVRSHDVNDTFKEPKRLTQPAGSGGVAPKVGLIGDSFTFLVNRYLAGGFSDITMVHGDVVESDPAKVGRMLADQDVVVLEAVERTLVGGINPVLSDENIDALLTELAKRPRR; this comes from the coding sequence GTGACACCTGCCGACTCGCGCGATCAGAACCAGCTCACCCCGCTGCCGGCGATCCCGGAGTCCTTCCTGCCGAACGAGCACGCGCTCTACCGGCCCCGGCACAGCGAGCGGCAGCGCGGCGCGCGGATCGCGGCGACCGTCTTCTTCCTCACCCCCCTGGTTCTGCTGGGTCTCGGCGTGCGGCCGCCGGAGTTCGAGAACCGGCCGCTGGCGTCCTTCCCGTCCCCCGCGGACGGGTTCGGCTTCTTCACCTCCTTCGACCGGTGGTCCACCGACCACCTGCCGCTGCGCGACGTCGCGGTGCGCGCCGCCGACGGGGTCAGCCGGGGCGTGTTCGGCGAGCCGTACCCGTTCGGGCAGAAGCACAGCAGCGGCGCCGTGCCGGGCGCGGTCCCCGCACCGCCGCAGGACGAATCGCTCGACGGGGTGGAGATCCCGCGCGCCAGCGGGTTCCCCGTCGTGGTGGAAGGCAGCGACGGCTGGCTGTACCTCGGCTACGACGTGCAGGTGGCGTGCCAGCCGGCCAGGCCCCTCGACGAGGTGATCGCCAAGCTCAACAAGCTGCGAGCCGGCGTGGAGGCGTCCGGGCGGAAGTTCGTGCTGGTCGTGCCGCCCAACAAGGCCACGGCCGCCCCCGCGAACCTCGGCGACGACTACCTGGGCGCCAAGTGCTACCAGCGCGCGCGGGACGAGTTCTGGCGCCGGCTCGCGCCCGAGACCGGCGCGCTCGACCTCCGCGCGGACCTCGACGCGGCGGCCCGCGAGGTGGGCCGCCCGGTCTACGCCAAGAACGACACCCACTGGACGCACGAGGGCGGCATCGTCATGACGCGCGCCATCGCCGAGGCCGTCCAGCCCGGCTCCACCAAGAACTGGCGGATCACCAAGACCCGGGCCTTCGACCTGGTCGGCGACCTGCCGAAGCTGCTCGGGCGCACCCAGCGCTGGCAGGTGCAGGAGTACGACCTGGCACCGGACGGCAAGGAGGTCCGCAGCCACGACGTGAACGACACGTTCAAGGAGCCCAAGCGGCTGACGCAGCCCGCCGGCTCGGGCGGGGTGGCACCCAAGGTCGGGCTGATCGGGGACTCGTTCACCTTCCTCGTCAACCGGTACCTGGCCGGCGGGTTCTCCGACATCACGATGGTGCACGGCGACGTGGTGGAGTCCGACCCCGCCAAGGTCGGGCGCATGCTGGCGGACCAGGACGTCGTCGTGCTGGAGGCCGTCGAGCGCACCCTCGTCGGGGGCATCAACCCGGTGCTGTCCGACGAGAACATCGACGCGCTGCTCACCGAACTGGCGAAGCGGCCCCGCCGGTAG
- a CDS encoding UDP-glucose dehydrogenase family protein: protein MFVRRIAVVGTGYVGLTTGACLASLGHRVVCADVDVLKVSRLRAGQVDILEPGLTELVGEGQAAGRLHFTADLTTAVADAEVVFLCLPTPMGAGGAADLSAVESVARDLREVLPYGTVVVCKSTVPVGTSQRVAALLGREDVAVVSNPEFLREGSAVRDFLHPDRIVVGSDSPQAAERVAALFAKLGAPTVLMDAASAEMVKYAANCFLAMKLSYVNAVAELCELVGADVSSVTDGMGYDRRIGQSFLKPGPGWGGSCLPKDTHAMVQIAESVGVDFALVKATIDTNHRQQRRVVDKVRDAVGGTLAGARIGILGLAFKAGTNDLRDSPALAVAELLAFEGAELVAHDPEIREPLVGMTVVDDPYSAVRDADAVVLLTEWPEFRTLDWARVAGLMNGVLVLDTRNHLDEDALRRAGLVREGLGRKQPAAAG, encoded by the coding sequence ATGTTCGTCCGACGGATCGCGGTCGTGGGAACGGGTTACGTGGGCCTGACGACGGGAGCCTGCCTGGCATCCCTGGGTCATCGGGTCGTGTGTGCGGACGTCGACGTCCTGAAGGTGTCCCGACTGCGCGCCGGGCAGGTGGACATCCTCGAACCCGGCCTCACCGAGCTGGTCGGGGAGGGCCAGGCGGCCGGCCGCCTGCACTTCACGGCCGACCTCACGACCGCCGTCGCGGACGCCGAGGTGGTGTTCCTGTGCCTGCCGACGCCGATGGGCGCGGGCGGCGCGGCGGACCTGTCGGCGGTCGAGTCGGTGGCCCGCGACCTGCGCGAGGTCCTGCCGTACGGGACGGTCGTGGTGTGCAAGTCCACGGTCCCGGTCGGCACGTCGCAGCGGGTCGCCGCCCTGCTGGGGCGCGAGGACGTCGCCGTGGTGTCGAACCCCGAGTTCCTGCGCGAGGGCAGCGCGGTCCGCGACTTCCTGCACCCGGACCGGATCGTCGTCGGCTCGGACTCCCCGCAGGCCGCCGAACGGGTCGCGGCGCTCTTCGCGAAGCTGGGTGCGCCCACCGTCCTGATGGACGCGGCGAGCGCGGAGATGGTCAAGTACGCGGCCAACTGCTTCCTCGCGATGAAGCTGTCCTACGTCAACGCGGTGGCCGAGCTGTGCGAGCTGGTCGGTGCGGACGTGTCGTCGGTGACCGACGGCATGGGCTACGACCGGCGCATCGGCCAGTCCTTCCTCAAGCCCGGACCGGGCTGGGGCGGGTCGTGCCTGCCCAAGGACACGCACGCCATGGTCCAGATCGCCGAGTCCGTGGGTGTGGACTTCGCGCTGGTCAAGGCCACCATCGACACCAACCACCGGCAGCAGCGCCGGGTGGTGGACAAGGTGCGGGACGCGGTGGGCGGCACGCTCGCGGGCGCCCGGATCGGCATCCTGGGGCTGGCGTTCAAGGCGGGCACGAACGACCTGCGCGACTCGCCCGCGCTGGCGGTGGCCGAGCTGCTGGCGTTCGAGGGCGCGGAGCTGGTGGCCCACGACCCGGAGATCCGGGAGCCGCTGGTGGGCATGACCGTGGTGGACGACCCGTACTCGGCGGTGCGCGACGCGGACGCGGTCGTGCTGCTCACCGAGTGGCCCGAGTTCCGCACGCTGGACTGGGCGCGGGTGGCCGGGCTGATGAACGGCGTGCTGGTCCTGGACACCCGCAACCACCTCGACGAGGACGCCCTGCGCCGGGCGGGCCTGGTGCGCGAGGGCCTCGGCCGCAAGCAGCCCGCGGCGGCCGGGTGA
- a CDS encoding response regulator translates to MLVRAGFRLLLDTEDGFEVVGEAGDGAEAVRLAHEHHPDVVVMDIRMPGTDGLEATRRVKAELPDVKVLVLTTFNVDEYVFEALKSGASGFLLKDTDPVELLHALRVVAQGDALLAPSVTRRLIEEFAARPEHRRPDPAALRELTAREREVLALVAGGLSNEEIADHLVISPATSRTHVSRVMVKLGARDRAQLVVLAYESGLVTPRRA, encoded by the coding sequence GTGCTGGTCCGGGCGGGTTTCCGGCTGCTGCTGGACACCGAGGACGGGTTCGAGGTGGTCGGCGAGGCGGGCGACGGCGCGGAGGCGGTCCGGCTGGCGCATGAGCACCACCCGGACGTGGTGGTGATGGACATCCGGATGCCCGGCACCGACGGCCTGGAGGCCACCCGGCGGGTCAAGGCGGAGCTGCCGGACGTGAAGGTGCTCGTGCTGACCACGTTCAACGTCGACGAGTACGTGTTCGAGGCGCTCAAGAGCGGCGCGTCGGGGTTCCTCCTCAAGGACACCGACCCGGTCGAGCTGCTGCACGCCCTCCGGGTCGTCGCGCAGGGTGACGCCCTGCTGGCCCCGAGCGTGACCCGGCGGCTGATCGAGGAGTTCGCGGCCCGCCCTGAGCACCGCCGCCCGGACCCGGCCGCGCTGCGCGAGCTGACCGCCCGGGAGCGGGAGGTCCTGGCCCTGGTCGCGGGTGGTCTGTCGAACGAGGAGATCGCCGATCACCTGGTCATCAGCCCGGCGACGTCCCGGACCCACGTCTCCCGGGTGATGGTGAAACTGGGTGCCCGCGACCGGGCGCAACTGGTCGTGCTCGCCTACGAATCCGGATTGGTGACACCGCGCAGGGCATAA
- a CDS encoding gamma-glutamyltransferase family protein: protein MFTTRPELVGTHGMVASTHWLASGAGMAVLEDGGNAFDAAVAAGFVLQVVEPHLNGPGGEVPVVFAAAGESAPRVLAGQGVAPAGATAEHYRSLGLDLVPGSGLLAATVPGAWDGWLTLLRDYGTKSLREVLGHAIGYARDGFPLLERVSSVVDTVSDLFRDHWTSSAALWLPGGKPPKPGSRFRNPKLADTWEWLLAAGEAAGSDREAQIEAARRAWSQGFVAAQVDEFCKTAFRDESGRDHAGVLTGEDMASWQATYEDAVAVEFGEWTVAKVGGWSQGPVLLQQLLLLEGFSDRLTYVDGVPTAETVHLAVECAKLAFADREAWYGDSGDVPLDVLLSREYAAERRALVGDTASLELRPGSPGGRRAVLPEHIRSGHDAAGSGRGGGALGEPTVERTGVSRGDTVHVDVVDRWGNIVSATPSGGWLQSSPTIPSLGFCLGSRAQMFWLDQGLPNSLVPGRRPRITLSPSLALRDGLPALAFGTPGGDQQDQWQLAFWLAHTAGRMNLQEAIDSPMWHTNAFPSSFAPRGWTPGELVAETRLGADALAELGARGHRVVEAGAWTLGRMSAVARDSRDGFLRAAANPRGNQGYAVGR from the coding sequence GTGTTCACCACCCGACCAGAACTCGTCGGCACCCACGGCATGGTCGCCTCCACGCACTGGCTCGCGTCCGGCGCGGGCATGGCGGTGTTGGAGGACGGCGGCAACGCGTTCGACGCCGCGGTCGCGGCGGGCTTCGTCCTCCAGGTCGTCGAGCCGCACCTGAACGGGCCGGGCGGCGAGGTGCCCGTCGTCTTCGCGGCGGCCGGCGAGTCGGCGCCGCGGGTGCTGGCCGGCCAGGGCGTCGCGCCCGCCGGTGCCACCGCCGAGCACTACCGGTCGCTGGGCCTGGACCTGGTGCCGGGCAGCGGGCTGCTCGCGGCGACCGTGCCGGGCGCGTGGGACGGCTGGCTGACGCTGCTGCGCGACTACGGGACCAAGTCGCTGCGCGAGGTGCTGGGCCACGCCATCGGCTACGCCCGCGACGGGTTCCCGCTGCTGGAGCGCGTGTCGAGCGTCGTGGACACCGTCTCGGACCTGTTCCGCGACCACTGGACGTCGTCGGCCGCGCTGTGGCTGCCCGGCGGGAAGCCGCCGAAGCCCGGGTCGCGGTTCCGCAACCCGAAGCTCGCCGACACCTGGGAGTGGCTGCTGGCGGCGGGTGAGGCGGCCGGGTCGGACCGCGAGGCCCAGATCGAGGCGGCGCGCCGGGCGTGGTCGCAGGGGTTCGTGGCGGCGCAGGTGGACGAGTTCTGCAAGACCGCGTTCCGCGACGAGTCCGGCCGCGACCACGCGGGCGTGCTGACCGGCGAGGACATGGCGTCGTGGCAGGCGACCTACGAGGACGCGGTCGCGGTGGAGTTCGGCGAGTGGACCGTCGCGAAGGTCGGCGGCTGGTCGCAGGGACCGGTGCTGCTCCAGCAACTGCTGCTCTTGGAAGGTTTCAGCGACCGGCTGACCTACGTCGACGGGGTGCCCACGGCCGAGACCGTGCACCTGGCGGTGGAGTGCGCGAAGCTCGCCTTCGCCGACCGCGAGGCCTGGTACGGGGACTCCGGTGACGTCCCGCTGGACGTGCTGCTGTCCCGCGAGTACGCCGCCGAGCGCCGCGCCCTGGTCGGCGACACGGCGTCGCTGGAGCTGCGGCCCGGGTCGCCGGGCGGGCGGCGGGCCGTGCTGCCCGAGCACATCCGGTCGGGTCACGACGCCGCCGGCTCGGGGCGCGGCGGCGGCGCGCTGGGCGAGCCGACCGTCGAGCGGACCGGGGTGTCGCGCGGGGACACCGTGCACGTCGACGTCGTGGACCGGTGGGGCAACATCGTGTCGGCGACCCCGTCGGGCGGCTGGCTCCAGTCGTCGCCGACCATCCCGTCGCTCGGGTTCTGCCTGGGCAGCCGGGCGCAGATGTTCTGGCTGGACCAGGGCCTGCCGAACTCGCTGGTGCCCGGGCGCCGGCCCCGGATCACGCTGTCGCCGTCGCTCGCGCTGCGCGACGGCCTGCCGGCGCTCGCGTTCGGCACGCCCGGCGGCGACCAGCAGGACCAGTGGCAGCTCGCGTTCTGGCTCGCGCACACCGCCGGCCGGATGAACCTCCAGGAGGCGATCGACTCGCCGATGTGGCACACGAACGCCTTCCCGAGTTCGTTCGCGCCACGGGGCTGGACGCCGGGCGAGCTGGTCGCCGAGACCAGGCTGGGTGCGGACGCGCTCGCGGAGCTGGGCGCGCGCGGCCACCGGGTGGTCGAGGCGGGTGCGTGGACGCTGGGCCGCATGTCGGCCGTGGCCCGGGACTCCCGGGACGGCTTCCTGCGGGCCGCGGCCAACCCGCGGGGCAACCAGGGCTACGCGGTCGGCCGCTAG